TTGAAGAAGAACAGTAAGGAAAGCAGGATCTGTATGGTTCGCAGCGCCAAGAGTTAGCTCTGGCTGTGGGCATGCTGGATAGTAATGGCATACTACTGATTTTCCTTTAGTACATTCCATATCTTTCAGGTGATCTGGTTTTAGCCCGAGCGCTTCTGATAGTACGCTGAATATAGTTTCTCCCAGCTTTGTGACATGATTTATATACTCAACGATTACGTTCCTGGATGTTAGAAAAACGATTTAAGATATAATATAGCCTAACATGTCAAAAAACTGTACTGCCCTTTGAAGATATAATGCAGTGAAAAAACACTACCCTTCCTAACAACTTGAGCTTTTTAGATGAGATGTTCACAAAATTCAATATGTATCAGAGTAGGTAGAGGCGCTGAGTTCAAATCTAACTGACACCTATTAGACAAGAAAAATTCACGCACACTTGAGGGGACGTGTTGAAGATATAATTAAGTGGATTAAGGTATACCCtctctaacaacttaagttTTTAGATACGTAATCACACAATTATCGAAAAGTCTGTCCAAGCAACTGATCTAACTAATCCATGAAAAATCAAAGGCATGAAATTCAAGAACAGAAGGTCAATATATACTTACCTGCAAACTGCTGGTATTTCTTCCGGTTCAATATGACTTGAATGTAGCAAAGAAATGTTCAATGTATCCCTCCAGTTTGCAGCTTTTGATTGATAAAGATCAAAGTTGCTCTCATATCTTACTCTTCTCGATTGGAAATCACGCGAATAGTACTCTTTCTTTACCTCAGCATCTTGTTCGTGAAATTTACGAATCCCATCAATCATTCCTTCCAATACACTTGAAGGAATCCCATGATTTATCAGTTGGAAAAATCCCCACTTCTCTGATGCTTCCCTTATTTCATCGATAACCTTCTTACGATGATCTTGAACTTCTATGCCACTGAAATCTATCACAGGACAATGTAGAGTGGACTTGCCCTGAGTCAACTCTTCAACAAGTTCATCAGATGGCCTAATGAATATTCTTGGAATTTCCACAATTCCAGAATCAACTAATCCTTTAACACCGGCTTTTGTATCATCGAAAGCCTTTAACTCCTTCAATCGATCATATTCCATTGTTAATTCAGCTTGAGACTCTGCAATTCTGGACATATTTGTTCTTCATTTCAATAAGGGAAAGATTCTTGAGCAATTAATAAGTTAGTTAAAGTCAACTAGTGCTCATAAATAATGTGGTCCAATGTGAATCAATATTCAAAAGAAACATCAAACAACAATATATTTAGTGAAATCTCGTCCGTggagtctggggagggtagagtataCGCAGATCATACCTCTACCTCATGGTCGTGGAGGTAAGGA
This genomic interval from Solanum stenotomum isolate F172 unplaced genomic scaffold, ASM1918654v1 scaffold32800, whole genome shotgun sequence contains the following:
- the LOC125852202 gene encoding 1-aminocyclopropane-1-carboxylate oxidase homolog 1-like is translated as MSRIAESQAELTMEYDRLKELKAFDDTKAGVKGLVDSGIVEIPRIFIRPSDELVEELTQGKSTLHCPVIDFSGIEVQDHRKKVIDEIREASEKWGFFQLINHGIPSSVLEGMIDGIRKFHEQDAEVKKEYYSRDFQSRRVRYESNFDLYQSKAANWRDTLNISLLHSSHIEPEEIPAVCRNVIVEYINHVTKLGETIFSVLSEALGLKPDHLKDMECTKGKSVVCHYYPACPQPELTLGAANHTDPAFLTVLLQDQIGGLQVLHNNQWIDVKPVSQGLVVNIGEALQILSNDKFVSANHRVLANGVGPRMSVACFFNGSFAQPKIYGPIKDLISEENPLLYKEFTVTDYIAKFMSRPLGTCALDLFRL